Within Vicia villosa cultivar HV-30 ecotype Madison, WI linkage group LG1, Vvil1.0, whole genome shotgun sequence, the genomic segment GGTCAATTATCAAGTGTGACACTATTTTTAATGATTGTTCTTGTGTTTCTTCCTTTTGAGTTAtgtaaccatttcttttttatattatttttaaaattgttttaaaatatataaccCTTGATAAGTGAGTGTACTTGGAGTTAATACCTCAATTTTATATTAGTTATGCTTAAAAACCTAATATTACTTATTCCTTTTATAAATATATAGCTTCCTTTTAGAGGGTGACAACGAAACATGTTCGCTCCTTTTAGGACTCTAATATTTCTTTTGTGTAACTGTTTTTTCTTTCTATGTATAAAAATGTAATGtttccttttaaatgttgtagTTGTTGATATGTGTGCATATTCGAAAGCAATGTcacaattttatataaatatggcACAAGAATTTTAATACGACTTTTAGAACTACTTTTATAAATAGATTGTTTTGTTGTGTAATAGTATTTttctctaaaataaaaaatatattattttccttttaaatcaTATAGAAGTCTATATGTAGGTGGATTAAAAATTAATACTATAATAACTCTAATATTAATTTTACCAATAACAGTTTGGGGTGTGcaaatatattttatctttaattaaAATGATTGAAGCGGTATAATAGAAGACATATGTGcaagaataaaaaaatacatgtgtgaaaattaacaaaataaaaactccttcataaaaaaaaattccaacaCAAAATAACGCTTAAATGACCTATGAAATATTGAATATTGAGTCATCtgatttgattgattaattagtACGAGATTTGAAATCTAAAAAGCCTTAATCGATAAACTTTTAGGTTTAATCGATTAAGAGGCTAAAAATTCATCTCCTTGATCATTTTTAGGGTCTATATTGCTTTTGGGACCCCCCCCCCCTTTGGTTTATGACCCATTTTTTTCTtaaaccttcattttttttaataaccgaTTAGTAGAAAAACAAATATAATGAAAATGAGATATTTTAGCACTTGTTAGAATAACATTAGGAGTTTTCTAAGATCACTCTCTACCTAATGACTTTTCTCTTACCAAGCAAAACATAAAATTGCAGAGCACTTTCTTCCCTTTTgttcaatcaagaatcaaactcaatttctttttttttcatctctCTAAATCTTTTGATATGTGAGGCCAGTTTATAATCCATTTCTTCTTTGCCGAAATTCCTTTCAAAGAATCTTCCAAACACAAGATCATTTCTCCTTAAAAAATATTTGGACATATGCTTTGGACAACTTTTTTTGATTTGACAATTCGTGTTTGATACTGTAAAGTATCCTTGCAAAACaaaattaagtttttatttttggTCCCTGGATCTTTTTGGATTCTTTAGTGTTAGTAGATTTAAGGCGAGTTTACTCATCAAAGTTGGATCTTTTTGACCATTCTATATCATGCATTTTGCTGAAACAAGATTCAAAGTGCCTAGCTTTATGACAATAATTACGTTTATAAATTGAGCGATTCTTTTTCTCTTTATCAAAAAATATACTCATAAAAGACTTGGCGTTACTATCTTGTTCACAACCTAGAACAACTTTTGTATATGAAGCTAATTGATTAGATAAGAACATATTAAGGTTATCTCTATCCTTATTGAACTTACTTAGCGTTTCATTGAGATCTTCAATTTGAGTTCTCAAATGATCACatgttttcaattaaaaaaattcatagcAGATTTTTTAAGTTGAATTAATTCGTCtataattatttcattttcatCTTCTAGAAATTTCACATGAATTATATAAGTCACAATGCATTTTTCTAATTTATAATTTTCTTTACACATTTTTACACTTAAATCATACGCTTGTTTGTAAGAAAGTATGGttacctcatcatcatcatcttcaaaagtagttttaaaacgaacattCACCTCTTCATCTGATTCTCTAGATGATGCTTCTAATTATTCTTCAAATGAAACTTTAGATGATGCTCAGGAAGATGCTTTAGATGATTCCTCAATTGGTTCTTCTGATGATACCTCATATGATTCTTTAGATAATTCTTCATCTGATTCTTCTGATGATACTTCAAATGATTCTTCAGAAAGTTATTTATTTGATTCTTCAGATGATACCTTAAATGATTCTTTGGAtaactctttattttatttttggatgATATTTCAAATGATTcttcatattttatttacttcAAATGATGCTTCAGAGTTCAGATACATTTGAATTTTCCTCTTTGATATTTTTCTCATCTTGAAGTAATTGTATTAACTCTTTAAGTTTCTTGACGATCTTTGGCTTATTCAACCTACCCTGTAAATCGTCAACAATATTTGTACCTCCAAATTCTAATACTGGATTAGGTTTTCAATACTAGTTCTTGAATTTTCGATACTCGTtagaaacaaaatttttaaaatcactTCCGAGACTTTTAATACCAGAGAACCATCTTTGAAtactttctttatttttatttggtGTCTCAAATTTTTAGTctagtatgttcatatatattttcAAGGATGTCCCACGCTTCTTTAGTAGTGCCTTTATTAGAAATATAATTGTACTCTCTAGTGCTAAACACACTTATCACCGAGTAATCTGCTTTacaattttgtttcatttttttctttttcttcaatggTCCATAAATTTATGGGTTTATTTACTACTTCGTTATAAATAAAATGAGTAAGAACAAATAAATCGTTTTGAACATAATCCCACAAATCAAAATCAATAGCATCTAAAAgcattttcatttttgttttccaTATGGTTAACCATTCAACATCAAACGATAGGGGTTTGTTCATAAAAATCCTCTTGTTCAAAGAAGTATTTGTAGTCATCATACTACCTCTTGAGTCGATCAGTCTTATAAATAAAGTTAGGTTATAATGTCACTTGTTGACCAAGTGATTCCAAATACAAGAGGGGCGAATTGTAATAttcatattttcaaaacattGATTTATAAAAATGCTTTGATTTAAATAGTTTATGTTAGAAGATAGAAATAAGTAATGGAGTAGAAGAATAAAATAGAAGAGAAGAAGCAAAGAAATAACCAATAAAAAAAGACAAATAccataaataaaagagaaaaaagataAAAGGATCGCACTAGATAATTATCTTGGTTTGAACTAAACCATTTAGCCAACTTTAGTCCTCAAGATTTTTCTTTTGAGATTTCCACTAAAATAATCTTGATCTTTTATAAAGGATCAACCCAACAACCTTATAAACAATTTGAGCTAAGGAAACTCTAATGAAAAAGATATTTATAAAAGAATAAGAGAAAGAAAGATAATAGAAAGTTTCTATTTAGCAAACTTGTGTATTTTGAAATGGGAAGAAGCCTTCTTTATATAGGAAAAAATCTGGCTAAAAAAGGAACAATCTATAGGCCTTTTCACATTGTGGATCAATTAAAAGCATAAGTTAATTGATTAACTTAACCAATAAATGAAACTTTGAATTTTAACGTCACTTAATCGATTAAAATCCCTCTTATTTAATTAGGAGgtgtttcactttgttttaatttatttgaagCAATGCTTAATCGATTAACTAGTGTAATTTGTCTTCCTAATTGATAAATCAAGCTTCTTAGTCTCTTAAGTACTTATCTAgattgattttaataatttttataaaaaaaatatatgattggtataaaaatatttgtgtgtGTATGAGTGTTTTGCCTTAGTACCTCAAGTCTTACTCGTTTCGTTTATAATAAACTAACCAAAACTAGATAGAACACTAAGCATAAGACCAGTcgagctttcacactttcacATCTTCAATTTCATAACTTCAATATCTCAACTTCATTTCTTCAAGTCTCTTTTCTTTATTAACCTTTGTCCAACACTTTCAACTTAAACTTGAAACACTTGTCTAATGATACTTGAGACATCTCTTTCTTTGATCATGTGTCATCATCACAAACTATTTGAagaattgtcatcatcaaaattattTGATGATATTACATGCACATCACATAAAACCACGATATGAATATTAACTAGTGTAGCTTGTGGAATGTATTTGTGGCCTCCTCAAGTCGTTTTTAGCTCGACTATGGTGACTTTGAAGTCCTAAGTATATTGTTTTCGTTGGTAAAGAATGACCATgtctaaattataaatttattttaatcaaaataaattgaatttaaatataaAGTGGATATGAAAGTTGATAAATAGACTACATACTAAAAGCCACAACTATAGAAGAAATCATACATATCACCTTTGATCAAACTAATCATATTTTGTAATAGAGACGCAAGTTTTTGTTTGTGTAGTTATTCTAAGAAGAAACTCTTAAAAAATTAAGACAAAAATGAAGAAGAACAAATTCAAAAAATGGACAAGCTCAAGATCATGATCTTGACGAATAACATTTGAAATATCTCAAAACGGAAAAACATCCTTAGAGTGcgtttgatttgctaaaaaaCGAGGTACTGAACAAGACAATTTTTTTGTACTCTGTTTGATGCAGAAACTAATCATGACACTAGACAAAAAATATGGCAAGGTACTCGACAAAACCATAATTTCTTGTCCCCCACTAAACTATGGGACAACTTTTTGTCCCAAACACTAATtatcaaaaaatatcaaaaaattattttttactctcttttttattatttaatattttaattcataaatataatattaatattttgtaaataaaaaatattataataaaaattatattgtttttattcGGTTCATTGAcatatcaaataaaatagataaaaaatctcaatttattatttttcttctcttctcattatttaatattttgattcaaaaatattaaataagaaattatattattttgtctccTGCATAAATATATTAAACAAAGTAGAGTAAAAAATctatttcttcattttttttcctccttattatttaatattttgattcataaatattatattttatatatcaataaataatattatattaaaaattatattattttgtctggTGCATAGACATGTCAAGCAAAATCGAGAAAACAGTTGTCCAATCCAGTAATCATCAAATACAATACAATACAAGAAGTTGTTTTGTACTATCTAGTACTATTCTGTCCAATACTTTATATTttgcaaatcaaacgcacccttaAACATAACAATATATTGAAAAaatatgaaatgaaaaaaaaattatacatcaataataattcaacaccatacttttttattttttacactcCACATCATCATCTCTTTCTTCCACATAATAATTCAACACTCATTTaatttttactcactacaatgattttgtttaataaaattcaacacccaatcccaccattttaaacaatcacaacaaccaataaaattttgcaaaGTAATATATGTGGGCCCAcaatttctcattcaacatgttgaatgttttcaacacaTATTAATCCACATCACTTTCAACTCTTTATTCAACACCTCGTTGCAcctattcaactattgaatattTTTTTCAACACCTCCGCTATAAATGGCCTTATAAGAAGTACTCCTATAGCGTGTCAATTTTTTATCAACTTTGAATCTTAAAACTAAATTgctattgttttttttcttttgatttatgtaaccatttttttattttaaaaaattatttaaaatatataacacATGATAAATGTACTAGGAGTCATTACCTCAATTTTATATTAGTTGTGCATTAAAAATCTAACATTACTCATtacttttataaatatataatttttgttaGGATCACAAAAAACATGTCCGTATAAACACATTTCTCTTTTATGTAATTATGTTTTCTTTCTATATATAAAAATCTCATAGTGTGAAAACATTTGCTAGAATAAAAAAAAGACAtgtgtaaaaattaaaaaacaaaaactccttcataaaaaaaaatcaaaaattccaACAGAAAAATAACTCTCAAAAACTGCCTATTAAATACTGAATATTGATTCTTCAATCTGTCCGAATAATCGCTGGTTTCTCGAACAGCGTGTCGTTTTCCGTTCCCGCCCActtcacactctctctctctttccACCATGGGAAATTCCTCCAAGGACAATTCCACTAACTCCGGCGACGCTCCTCCTGCCGACGCTCCTCCCTCCGATTCAAGCACTTACTCCGAGGGCGAGAAAGTCCTCGCTTACCACGGTCCCCGCATCTACGAAGCAAAGGTACTTCTCATTTTCCCCTTGTACTCAATTTTTTCTCCAATTATCATTTTCAATACTTTCTCCTCTCAGTTTTTCTCTCATTGTTTATACTTGTTTCGAATTCGCCAATTCCGTGTTTGTAAAGAAATTTAACTTTGCAGTCACTAACTGTCAGGAACCGTTCCAAACTTTGCTTTTTCTGTGTTGGGGATTAGGGATTCGGTTCAGTGTTTTAGAGTTtacatttttatttgtttcataaaattgttaaaattatttatttcagaaaattgtTAAAATTTGTTGATTCTACTTGCTTTGACTGAAATTGTTAAAGTTTCTTAAAATTGTTACAAATTTTTTCTAATGTGTGATTGATTGAATGTTTGATCATAGGATTTGTATATTTACTAGAAAAGGGTGGATAATAGTAAGATGTTGAATTGAGAGTGTTTTTAAGGCTATTTTGATGAAGTTCTTATTCGATGTATGTAAACCTAATGTACATCAGAGACAAAGTGTATATCTTGTTCTGACCTTGTGATTTTATAAGTTATTGTATGGTTTATTCATCAGGTGCAAAAGGCGGAGATCAGAAAGAATGAATGGAGATACTTTGTTCACTACCTTGTAAGTTTAACCATAGTATTTCCTTCTTGGTAGATATTGTTTCACGGACTCAAGTTATTGTTCGGTTTTAGTTTGGAACATTTGAATCCAGTTTTTGCCTAAAAAGTCAATTTGAAATGGAAGTAAGGGGAGGATTTTTTGCAAGCAGAGTCTGTTTACTTTGTTTCCTATTTTCATTTTCACTCTCAAACTATCTTCACTTACAATTTTTGAGAACAGATCtagaattttcaaaatatttgaaaatgcCAAAATATTGCTttcattatttttgaaaatacctTCGCAGTCTGCTTTCTATTTTCTCTCTATCACAAGTATTCACTACATGAGCCTTGCATCTCCTTGTTGGCAATCTAAAACGAACATAAAATTTAGATAATCAGtatttaaaatgtttttagaAAGTAAACGGGGTTGCAAAATGAAGTTTTTTTCAAACTTAAGTATGTAAACTTTAATTAGATATAAAGTCATTTTTACCGTTGCctctgtttaatttaattttttaaactacTAATATTTATCTTGCCAAATTTGACAAAGTGATTCACTTGATAAGTTAATCCGAAACTCTAAGTGTTCACAGGATATAGTATTGATTATGGGTTGCTTTACGCTTTTGTTTTGCAGGGCTGGAATAAAAAGTGAGTTTCTTGTCATTTCCATTAGTTTATTTCATCAAGTAATAAAGGTACAAATGACCAGTCTTAAATGATCATGCTCCAAACTATCAGTTTACAATTTTCTGAAAATACTTTAGTCGTTCTTGTGCATGCGACTCAAAATTGATGTAAGCTTTACCATTAAGTAAGCAGCAGAGTTAATACTTGACAAATTTCCAAAGTCAAATTCTAATGTTAAATGTCAATGGAAGTGGTACGCAAGGGTCTTATTGGAACTTGTTTGACAATTTGTTTACATGGCCTTTGTAATGCTGATCTATAACTTTCTAGAGAGAATTGCCTTTATTGTGGCTTATGTTGCCATAAATGTTTTGCATCAACTACATGTAAAAGGTTAAATTGTATTTCTTCCCGTTTTTATTAATGAATTCATGTTCCTTATCTCTAATTCAATGACCAATTAAATGTTTGCATGATCTTTTAATATTATCATTGGTCTGATATATTTCCAACAGTTGGGATGAATGGGTAGGTGAGAGCCGTTTAATGAAACATACTGAAGCGAATGTTGTGAAACAGCATGCCTTAGACAAAAAGCAAGGTGTAGACAAGAATGTTAAATCTGGGCGTTCAAATCAAGGAAAGGCCAAAAGTTCTACTGGTGAGAAATGTTCTCTTTCAAGTGGAGATATTGTATTATTACAGTTTGTTGTAGCTTTTGAATAACAAACTTCTATTCTGGCAAGGGGGTTCCAAAGACTCCTAGTATGTGTTTGTAAATGTAAAAGGTTTCTCTGTTAGTGCTTCTCTCCAGAATATTTGGGATGTGCATTGAATTATCAAACACCTCTATACTAAGTGTCTTTCTTGTATCTGATATGTATATGAGTCACAGATGTGGACATTTCTATTCCTTACCAGTCAATTGCACCTACACATTTTTAATCACTTAACAATATGTAGGTGCAATTGCCCGGGCACAAAATCCTTATTATGATATGTGTCCTTATTCTGCTTTGCTAGCTTCGTAATTTAACATTTTCTTATTTAACATTTTCTTTGGATTCTGTAGATGCCAAAGTGGATAAAGAAGACATCAAGAACACTGGTATTCAGTAAATTTCATCTTCCCAATTTCCTTTAAATTTCATCTTTTCAGTTTCCTTTAAATTTCAttaaattatgtattttaatatttagttTGACTATTTTCTTCACGCTCAATAGGACCAAATTTCTATCGCAAAATTTTGAACCATTTGATTAGAAGAGGCttgaattttttctttcttttttcttcttcttggttTTCCTTTTTTTGGATTTAATATCCCACTGAAAAAATTACCCACTTTGCTGGTTACCTGATTGCTGTGCCAAATAGTCTAATATACGACCCATAACAATTCTTACCCATATATCCCTGAAAAGGCCAATAACCTCCATCTAATAAGTGGGCTATGACACTATGTTAAGGAGACAAATCTAATTAGTCAAGAAagcctttttgttttgtttagcattgtttataattaatttttgttgCCTTAAGCAAATTGTTGATGGCACATTTTATTCTTTTTAAGATGTCCCGTGATAACTTTCTTAAGCTTCAACTTTTGTGATTGCAAGTATTAGTTTTTTTTGGATTAGGTATTCAATCCTACATAATTGGATTTTAAGATGAAGATGCTCTTCTTTTTTGGCCAGGATGAAATAATCCATTCCAGCTAACCTGTTTATAATTAATCATTTTGATTTGttgaatataaatattaattatgaatTTTCCTTCTAAATAAATTAAGTTCATCTAGCTTCTAAACCGTATAAAATTTTCTTTCAGTTTTTTATACTTATGTTTAAGCCATGGGCTATTTCATCGATATTTATGCCTGACAATCATTTTTCATGATCCCTCCATTTAAACACACTAGTTATTAATCAATAAGGTGGACCTCAATTCTTCTGTTTGAATGCAATGTCTTCATTGATTTGTTGATGTGAAAATAACTGTGTTTATATCAGCTTGGCTTCACTAATAAGTTTAACATGTCAAACTGTGCAGTGTCAAAAGGAAAAAAACGAAAGAATGATTCAGGAATTGAGGTTTGGTTTATACGATGTTTTAATTGTATTGTCTGCATGTTCCTTATTTTAAGATCCAGAAGGTTTACAATTTTCATTGAATTTCTCTTCATATCATATAGTAATTGTACCTATTTTCATTTCACATTTCCTTAAAAATGCAAATACCTTCATTTTGCCACAATCCTTTTGACTGGAAACGTTCTACTAAGTGTGATTTTCTAATTATTAGAAGGGCAGCGGGAATGTTGAAAagctttttaaaattcaaatcccTGCATCGTTAAAGAAACAACTTGTTGATGACTGGGACTTTGTTAATCAGCAAGATAAGGTAAATGGAGATAATTAAGTTTACTCTATCCAGTTATTATTTTCTCGCATATTAGGGTTAGAGTTTGATGTATGTTTCTTGTATGAAGGTTACAGATGACCGTGAGTTAAGTTGTTTCTTTTGATGTATGTTTCATATATTATATAGTAGCTGAATTATTCGACAATGATCTTACAGACACCAGCGGCGCTGGTTCTTCTCTTTTGGATATCTAGAGAATTGTCTTCTCAAATTGCTTTCATCTCTTTAGGCTTCCTTGACCAAAATGCACAAATGCTCAATTTTTGGGttgtaatttatattaaaatgaaaatacaTGTTTTATTAGTTTTCTGTACAAATTGTAGACCTATTGCATACAATTTCCTTTGTTCTTTAACAATGTGTCATTGTTGCCTCTCAAATATCTGACTATTTAAACCTATCCTTTTTAGCTTACAAATATTTATGCGATGACATTATTTTCATTCTGATGCAATGCATGATTGTTTAACATTTTATCATTTGATTACTACTTTATAAAGTGATAACCTATTTTAGTGAGTTAATAATCTCAtcacatgtttatttttattttttacgtTTCTCCCTGCAGCTTGTGAAACTTCCTCGTTCACCCACTGTTGATGAAA encodes:
- the LOC131639151 gene encoding protein MRG1-like, coding for MGNSSKDNSTNSGDAPPADAPPSDSSTYSEGEKVLAYHGPRIYEAKVQKAEIRKNEWRYFVHYLGWNKNWDEWVGESRLMKHTEANVVKQHALDKKQGVDKNVKSGRSNQGKAKSSTDAKVDKEDIKNTVSKGKKRKNDSGIEKGSGNVEKLFKIQIPASLKKQLVDDWDFVNQQDKLVKLPRSPTVDEILTKYLEYKSKKDSAAADSTGEVLKGIRCYFDKALPMMLLYKKERKQCNEAVVDSVSPSTIYGAEHLLRLFVKLPELLAYVNIEEETLNRLQLKLLDFLKFLQKNQSTYFLSAYDGTKGKGKGRDE